The Kluyvera intermedia genome window below encodes:
- the gcvA gene encoding glycine cleavage system transcriptional regulator GcvA, producing the protein MSKRLPPLNALRVFDAAARHLSFTRAADELFVTQAAVSHQIKSLEDFLGLKLFRRRNRSLLLTEEGQSYFQDIKEIFSQLTEATRKLQARSAKGALTVSLLPSFAIQWLVPRLSSFNSAYPGIDVRIQAVDRQEDKLADDVDVAIFYGRGNWPGLRVEKLYAEYLLPVCSPLLLTGEKALKTPADLAKHTLLHDASRRDWQTYTRQLGLNHINVQQGPIFSHSAMVLQAAIHGQGVALANNVMSQSEIEAGRLVCPFNDVLVSKNAFYLVCHDSQAELGKIAAFRQWILAKAAHEQETFRFRYDQ; encoded by the coding sequence ATGTCAAAGCGTTTGCCACCTCTTAATGCATTACGTGTATTTGATGCTGCAGCACGTCATCTGAGCTTTACTCGCGCGGCCGATGAGCTTTTTGTGACACAGGCCGCAGTAAGCCACCAAATCAAGTCTCTTGAGGATTTTCTGGGGTTAAAGCTGTTTCGTCGGCGTAACCGTTCCCTACTTTTAACGGAAGAGGGACAGAGCTATTTTCAGGATATCAAAGAGATCTTTTCGCAATTAACAGAAGCAACGCGTAAACTACAGGCACGTAGCGCGAAAGGGGCGCTGACTGTTAGTTTATTGCCCAGTTTCGCTATTCAGTGGCTGGTGCCTCGCCTCTCAAGCTTTAACTCAGCTTATCCGGGAATTGATGTCAGAATCCAGGCTGTCGACCGTCAGGAAGACAAGCTCGCGGATGACGTCGACGTGGCCATTTTTTATGGTCGTGGAAACTGGCCGGGGCTGCGCGTGGAAAAACTGTACGCCGAGTATTTGCTCCCCGTCTGTTCTCCGCTGCTGCTTACAGGTGAGAAGGCGTTGAAAACGCCCGCCGATTTGGCAAAACACACGCTGCTGCATGACGCTTCTCGTCGCGACTGGCAAACATACACGCGCCAGCTCGGGCTCAACCACATCAATGTGCAGCAAGGCCCTATTTTTAGCCATAGCGCTATGGTGCTACAGGCTGCCATCCATGGACAGGGCGTTGCGCTGGCGAATAACGTCATGTCGCAATCTGAAATTGAGGCGGGTCGTCTGGTATGCCCGTTTAACGACGTCCTCGTCAGTAAAAATGCTTTTTATCTGGTTTGCCATGACAGTCAGGCAGAACTGGGTAAAATAGCGGCCTTTCGTCAGTGGATTCTGGCGAAAGCGGCGCATGAGCAAGAAACTTTTCGTTTTCGATACGATCAATAA
- a CDS encoding DUF423 domain-containing protein — translation MTSRFMLIFAAISGFIFVALGAFGAHVLSKSLGVVEMGWIQTGLEYQAFHTLAIFGLAVAMQRRISIWFYWSSVFMALGTVLFSGSLYCLALSHLRLWAFVTPVGGVSFLAGWVLMLIGAIRLKRKGVVHE, via the coding sequence ATGACCAGCCGTTTTATGCTGATATTTGCCGCCATCAGTGGCTTTATTTTTGTTGCACTGGGCGCGTTTGGTGCGCATGTGCTGAGCAAATCGTTGGGCGTTGTTGAGATGGGGTGGATCCAGACCGGTCTGGAGTATCAGGCATTTCACACGTTAGCGATTTTTGGTCTTGCGGTGGCGATGCAGCGCCGCATTAGTATTTGGTTCTACTGGAGTAGCGTATTTATGGCGCTGGGTACCGTGCTGTTCAGCGGTAGCCTGTACTGCCTGGCGCTCTCCCATTTACGCCTGTGGGCGTTTGTCACCCCGGTGGGCGGCGTAAGCTTCCTCGCCGGTTGGGTTTTGATGTTAATTGGTGCTATTCGACTTAAGCGTAAGGGTGTTGTTCATGAATAA
- the rlmM gene encoding 23S rRNA (cytidine(2498)-2'-O)-methyltransferase RlmM — translation MNKVALYCRPGFEKECAAEITDKAGRREIFGFARVKDDSGYVIFECYQEGDADKLARELPFSSLVFARQMIVIGELLKHLPAEDRVTPIVGMLQGVVEKGGDLRVEVADTNESKELLKFCRKLTVPLRSALREAKVLAPYETTKRPVVHVFFIAPGCCYTGYSYSTNNSPFYMGIPRLKFPSDAPSRSTLKLEEAFHIFIPADEWEERLGNGMYAVDLGACPGGWTYQLVKRNMWVSSVDNGPMAQSLMDTGQVTWLREDGFRYRPTRSNISWMVCDMVERPAKVSALMAEWLVNGWCRETIFNLKLPMKKRYEELSNNLAYIQEKLDEHGINAQIQARQLYHDREEVTVHVRRLWAAVGGRRDER, via the coding sequence ATGAATAAGGTTGCGCTGTATTGCCGCCCTGGGTTTGAGAAAGAGTGTGCTGCGGAAATTACCGATAAAGCCGGGCGTCGCGAGATATTTGGTTTTGCGCGCGTAAAAGATGACTCGGGCTATGTCATTTTCGAATGCTATCAGGAAGGTGACGCCGATAAGCTGGCGCGTGAACTGCCGTTTAGCTCATTGGTGTTTGCTCGTCAGATGATTGTCATCGGTGAGTTGTTAAAACACTTACCGGCAGAAGATCGCGTGACGCCAATCGTCGGCATGCTGCAAGGTGTTGTAGAGAAGGGCGGCGATCTGCGCGTGGAAGTGGCGGATACCAACGAAAGCAAAGAGTTGTTGAAATTCTGTCGTAAGCTCACCGTACCGCTGCGTTCGGCGCTACGCGAAGCAAAGGTGCTGGCCCCGTACGAAACGACTAAGCGTCCGGTGGTGCACGTGTTCTTTATTGCACCGGGCTGCTGCTATACCGGTTACTCCTATAGCACCAATAATTCGCCGTTCTATATGGGTATCCCGCGTCTGAAGTTCCCGTCTGACGCACCAAGCCGCTCAACGCTGAAGCTTGAAGAGGCGTTCCATATCTTTATTCCTGCCGATGAGTGGGAAGAGCGTTTGGGGAACGGGATGTACGCCGTTGACCTCGGCGCGTGTCCGGGTGGCTGGACCTATCAGCTGGTGAAACGCAATATGTGGGTTTCGTCTGTTGATAACGGCCCCATGGCGCAAAGCCTGATGGACACCGGTCAGGTGACCTGGCTGCGTGAAGACGGTTTCCGTTATCGCCCGACTCGCAGCAACATTTCGTGGATGGTATGCGATATGGTTGAGCGCCCGGCGAAAGTCTCTGCGCTGATGGCTGAGTGGTTGGTGAACGGCTGGTGCCGTGAGACCATTTTCAACCTGAAGCTGCCGATGAAAAAACGTTACGAAGAGCTGTCGAATAACCTGGCGTATATCCAGGAGAAGCTTGATGAGCATGGGATTAATGCGCAGATTCAGGCGCGCCAGCTGTACCATGATCGTGAAGAAGTGACCGTTCACGTTCGCCGTCTGTGGGCTGCCGTCGGTGGTCGTCGCGACGAGCGTTAA
- the fucR gene encoding L-fucose operon activator: MKTARQQAIVDLLIHHKSLTTDALSVELNVSKETIRRDLSELQAQGKVLRNHGRVKYLHRENQDSGDPFHIRLKSHYAHKADIARGAQAWIEEGMVIALDASSTCWYLARQLPDINIHVFTNSHPICQELGKREHIQLISSGGQLERKYGCYVNPSLISQLKPLEIDLFIFSCEGIDSSGALWDSNTINADFKSTLLKRASQSLLLIDKSKFNRSGEARIGHLDDVTHIVSDETGLINTTSSGS; encoded by the coding sequence ATGAAAACGGCACGCCAACAAGCGATAGTAGACCTGCTAATCCACCATAAAAGCCTGACAACTGATGCGCTCTCCGTTGAACTTAACGTCAGCAAAGAGACCATTCGTCGCGATCTCAGTGAACTCCAGGCGCAGGGAAAAGTCCTGCGCAACCACGGCCGAGTTAAATATCTCCACCGTGAGAACCAGGACAGCGGCGATCCATTCCACATTCGACTCAAAAGCCACTATGCCCACAAGGCGGACATTGCACGCGGCGCGCAGGCCTGGATAGAAGAGGGAATGGTGATTGCGCTTGATGCCAGCTCCACCTGCTGGTATCTGGCGCGCCAGTTGCCGGATATCAATATTCACGTATTTACCAACAGCCACCCTATTTGCCAAGAGCTTGGCAAACGCGAGCATATCCAGCTTATCAGCTCCGGTGGGCAGCTTGAGCGCAAGTATGGCTGCTACGTAAACCCATCGCTTATCTCGCAGCTTAAACCGCTCGAGATTGATCTGTTTATTTTTTCCTGTGAAGGGATCGACAGCAGCGGTGCGCTGTGGGACTCCAATACCATCAATGCGGACTTCAAGTCTACGCTGCTCAAACGCGCATCACAGTCCTTATTACTGATTGATAAGAGTAAGTTTAATCGTTCGGGGGAGGCCCGGATTGGGCATCTGGATGATGTGACGCATATTGTGTCAGATGAAACTGGCCTGATAAACACGACGTCATCAGGCAGTTAA
- the fucU gene encoding L-fucose mutarotase: MLKTISPLISPELLKVMAEMGHGDEIIFSDAHFPAHSMGPQVIRADGLKVSDLLAAVIPLFELDSYAPPLVMMAAVEGDTLDPSVEARYRDALSPQAPCPEICRIDRFAFYERAQKTFAIVITGECAKYGNILLKKGVTP; the protein is encoded by the coding sequence ATGCTTAAAACGATTTCACCGTTAATATCCCCTGAACTACTCAAGGTGATGGCGGAGATGGGACACGGGGATGAGATCATTTTTTCCGATGCTCACTTTCCGGCGCACAGCATGGGGCCACAGGTTATTCGGGCCGATGGCCTAAAGGTCAGCGATCTCCTGGCCGCAGTGATCCCACTGTTTGAACTCGACAGCTACGCACCACCTCTAGTGATGATGGCCGCGGTGGAGGGCGATACCCTCGACCCGTCAGTAGAAGCGCGCTACCGCGATGCGCTTTCTCCGCAGGCTCCCTGCCCGGAGATTTGCCGCATTGACCGCTTCGCGTTTTACGAGCGGGCGCAAAAAACCTTTGCGATCGTTATCACAGGTGAGTGCGCTAAGTACGGTAATATTCTTTTAAAAAAAGGGGTAACACCGTAA
- the fucK gene encoding L-fuculokinase, which yields MKQDVILVLDCGATNVRAIAVDRQGKIIARAATANASDIAVENSAWHQWSLEAIVQRFAECCRLIRSELSSCRVRGITVTTFGVDGALVDEHGELLYPVISWKCPRTATVMESISRFMPPQQLQQISGVGAFSFNTLYKLIWLKENHPQLLEQAHAWLFISSLINHRLTGEFTTDITMAGTSQMLDIHQRDFSEQILQATGLSRRLFPRLVEAGQQIGMLQSNAANLLGLPAGIPVISAGHDTQFALFGAGAEQDEPVLSSGTWEILMVRSAQVNTPLLSHYAGSTCELDSQVDLYNPGMQWLASGVLEWVRKLLWTAETPWQTLIEEARVIPEGAEGVKMQCDLLACQNAGWQGVTLNTTRGHFYRAALEGLTEQLAHNLQTLQKIGRFKATELLLVGGGSRNALWNQIKANMLDIPIKVLDDAETTVAGAAMFGWYGIGEFNSPEQARAQVNYQYRYFYPQTEPELIEGV from the coding sequence ATGAAACAAGACGTCATCCTGGTCCTCGACTGCGGCGCCACCAACGTACGGGCGATTGCCGTTGACCGACAAGGGAAAATTATTGCCCGTGCCGCCACCGCAAACGCCAGCGATATTGCCGTGGAAAACAGCGCCTGGCACCAGTGGTCGCTGGAGGCCATTGTGCAACGCTTCGCTGAGTGCTGTCGGCTGATTCGCAGCGAGCTGTCCTCCTGTCGGGTTCGCGGCATCACGGTCACCACCTTCGGCGTCGATGGTGCGCTGGTTGATGAACACGGCGAGCTGCTCTATCCGGTGATCAGCTGGAAATGCCCGCGCACCGCAACCGTTATGGAAAGTATCAGCCGTTTTATGCCCCCGCAGCAACTCCAGCAGATATCCGGCGTCGGCGCGTTTAGCTTCAACACCTTGTACAAGCTGATATGGCTGAAAGAGAACCACCCGCAGTTGCTGGAGCAGGCCCACGCCTGGCTGTTTATTTCCTCACTCATCAACCACCGGCTGACCGGGGAATTCACCACCGATATTACTATGGCGGGCACCAGCCAGATGCTGGACATCCACCAGCGAGATTTCAGCGAGCAGATTCTGCAGGCAACGGGATTATCGCGCCGCCTGTTTCCGCGACTCGTTGAAGCAGGCCAGCAAATTGGCATGCTGCAAAGCAATGCCGCGAACTTACTGGGCTTACCCGCCGGTATTCCGGTTATCTCTGCCGGACACGACACGCAGTTTGCGCTGTTTGGTGCGGGCGCAGAGCAGGATGAACCGGTACTCTCTTCTGGCACGTGGGAAATCCTGATGGTGCGCAGCGCTCAGGTCAACACGCCGCTGCTCAGCCACTACGCAGGCTCCACCTGCGAGCTGGATAGTCAGGTCGATCTCTATAATCCTGGCATGCAATGGCTGGCTTCCGGCGTACTGGAATGGGTTAGAAAGCTGCTGTGGACGGCAGAAACCCCATGGCAAACGCTGATCGAAGAGGCGCGGGTCATTCCTGAGGGTGCTGAAGGCGTGAAGATGCAGTGCGACCTGCTCGCCTGCCAGAATGCGGGCTGGCAGGGTGTGACGCTCAACACTACTCGCGGTCATTTCTATCGCGCCGCGCTGGAAGGGTTAACGGAACAACTTGCACACAATCTGCAAACGCTACAAAAAATCGGCCGCTTTAAAGCGACCGAACTGCTGCTGGTTGGCGGTGGCAGCCGTAACGCGCTGTGGAATCAGATCAAAGCGAATATGCTCGATATTCCTATTAAGGTGCTGGATGATGCCGAAACCACCGTAGCCGGCGCCGCCATGTTTGGCTGGTACGGCATCGGTGAGTTTAACAGCCCAGAGCAGGCCAGAGCGCAGGTGAACTATCAATACCGCTATTTCTATCCGCAAACTGAACCGGAACTGATTGAGGGAGTTTAA
- the fucI gene encoding L-fucose isomerase, whose amino-acid sequence MKKISLPKIGIRPVIDGRRMGVRESLEEQTMNMAKATAAVITEKLRHASGAQIECVIADSCIAGMAESAACEEKFSSQNVGVTITVTPCWCYGSETIDMDPMRPKAIWGFNGTERPGAVYLAAALAAHSQKGIPAFSIYGHDVQDADDTSIPADVEEKLLRFARAGLAVASMKGKSYLSVGGVSMGIAGSIVDHNFFESWLGMKVQAVDMTELRRRIDQKIYDEAELEMALAWADKNFRYGEDQNAQQYKRNEEQSREVLKESLLMAMCIRDMMQGNKKLAEKGLVEESLGYNAIAAGFQGQRHWTDQYPNGDTAEALLNSSFDWNGVREPLVVATENDSLNGVAMLMGHQLTGTAQVFADVRTYWSPEAVERVTGKPLTGLAEHGIIHLINSGSAALDGSCKQRDADGQPTMKPHWEISQQEADACLAATEWCPAIHEYFRGGGFSSRFLTEGGVPFTMTRVNIIKGIGPVLQIAEGWSVELPKEMHDQLDARTNSTWPTTWFAPRLTGKGPFSDVYSVMANWGANHGVLTIGHVGADFITLASMLRIPVCMHNVEETKIYRPSTWSAHGMDTEGQDYRACQNYGPLYKR is encoded by the coding sequence ATGAAAAAAATCAGCTTACCGAAAATTGGTATTCGCCCGGTGATTGATGGACGTCGCATGGGAGTGCGCGAGTCGCTGGAAGAGCAAACCATGAATATGGCGAAAGCCACCGCCGCGGTTATCACCGAGAAACTCCGCCACGCCAGCGGCGCGCAGATTGAGTGCGTGATCGCCGATAGCTGTATCGCGGGAATGGCGGAATCAGCCGCCTGCGAAGAAAAATTCAGCAGTCAGAACGTCGGTGTCACCATTACCGTCACCCCTTGCTGGTGCTACGGCAGTGAGACTATCGATATGGACCCGATGCGCCCGAAAGCCATCTGGGGCTTTAACGGCACTGAACGCCCGGGAGCAGTATATCTTGCCGCAGCGTTGGCCGCGCACAGCCAGAAAGGCATTCCGGCATTCTCCATTTACGGCCATGACGTGCAGGATGCCGATGACACCTCCATTCCGGCAGATGTCGAAGAAAAACTGCTGCGCTTTGCCCGCGCCGGTTTAGCGGTCGCCAGCATGAAAGGCAAAAGCTATCTTTCCGTCGGCGGCGTGTCGATGGGGATTGCCGGTTCCATTGTCGATCACAACTTCTTCGAATCCTGGCTGGGCATGAAGGTGCAGGCGGTCGATATGACCGAACTGCGCCGCCGTATCGACCAGAAAATCTATGATGAAGCCGAGCTGGAGATGGCGCTGGCGTGGGCGGATAAAAACTTCCGCTACGGCGAAGACCAGAACGCGCAGCAATATAAGCGTAATGAAGAACAGAGCCGCGAGGTGCTCAAAGAGAGCCTGCTGATGGCGATGTGCATCCGCGACATGATGCAGGGCAATAAGAAGCTGGCGGAAAAAGGGTTGGTGGAAGAGTCGCTGGGCTATAACGCCATTGCCGCCGGCTTCCAGGGCCAGCGCCACTGGACCGATCAATACCCCAACGGCGATACCGCCGAAGCGCTGCTCAATAGTTCATTCGACTGGAACGGCGTACGCGAACCGCTCGTCGTCGCCACCGAAAACGACAGCCTGAACGGCGTGGCGATGCTGATGGGACATCAGCTAACCGGTACCGCTCAAGTATTTGCCGACGTGCGCACCTACTGGTCACCGGAAGCGGTAGAACGCGTCACCGGCAAACCGCTGACCGGGCTGGCAGAGCACGGCATCATCCACCTGATCAACTCCGGCTCGGCGGCGCTGGACGGCTCTTGTAAACAGCGCGATGCTGACGGCCAGCCGACGATGAAACCACACTGGGAAATCAGCCAACAGGAGGCCGACGCCTGCCTGGCAGCCACCGAGTGGTGCCCGGCGATTCATGAATATTTCCGCGGCGGCGGCTTCTCTTCCCGCTTCCTGACCGAAGGCGGCGTGCCGTTCACTATGACTCGAGTGAATATCATCAAAGGCATTGGTCCGGTACTGCAAATCGCCGAAGGCTGGAGCGTTGAGCTGCCGAAAGAAATGCACGACCAGCTTGATGCCCGCACCAACTCCACCTGGCCCACCACGTGGTTTGCACCGCGCCTGACCGGTAAAGGCCCGTTCTCCGACGTCTATTCAGTGATGGCGAACTGGGGCGCTAACCACGGCGTGCTGACCATCGGCCACGTCGGCGCCGACTTTATCACCCTGGCGTCTATGCTGCGTATTCCGGTGTGCATGCATAACGTCGAAGAGACGAAAATTTATCGCCCTTCCACCTGGTCTGCGCACGGCATGGACACAGAAGGCCAGGATTACCGCGCCTGCCAGAACTATGGCCCGCTGTATAAACGTTAA
- the fucA gene encoding L-fuculose-phosphate aldolase, translated as MERNTLARQIIDTCLEMTRLGLNQGTAGNVSVRYQGGMLITPTGIPYEKLTESHIVYIDADGQHERGKLPSSEWRFHMAAYQTRPDAHAVVHNHAVHCTAVSILNRPIPAIHYMIAAAGGNSIPCAPYATFGTRELSEYVAVALKNRKATLLQHHGLIACEENLEKALWLAHEVEVLAQLYLSTLAITDPVPVLDDDAIAIVLEKFKTYGLRIEE; from the coding sequence ATGGAACGTAATACTTTGGCACGGCAGATTATCGATACTTGCCTGGAGATGACCCGGCTGGGTTTGAATCAGGGTACCGCAGGGAACGTTAGCGTACGTTATCAGGGAGGGATGCTGATCACGCCTACTGGGATCCCTTATGAAAAACTCACCGAATCGCACATTGTTTATATTGATGCCGATGGTCAGCATGAAAGGGGCAAACTGCCGTCAAGCGAATGGCGTTTTCATATGGCGGCCTACCAGACGCGCCCGGATGCGCACGCGGTTGTTCATAACCATGCAGTCCACTGTACCGCGGTTTCCATTCTGAACCGGCCTATCCCGGCTATTCACTATATGATTGCTGCCGCGGGTGGAAACTCCATTCCTTGCGCCCCGTATGCGACGTTTGGTACGCGGGAGCTTTCTGAATATGTTGCCGTTGCCCTTAAAAACCGTAAAGCGACGCTATTGCAGCATCATGGTCTGATCGCCTGCGAAGAGAATTTGGAGAAAGCGCTGTGGCTGGCGCATGAGGTTGAAGTGCTTGCGCAGCTTTATCTCAGTACGCTGGCAATTACCGACCCGGTTCCGGTGCTGGACGATGATGCGATAGCTATTGTGCTGGAAAAATTCAAAACCTACGGGTTACGTATCGAAGAGTGA
- the fucO gene encoding lactaldehyde reductase — MANRMILNETAWFGRGAVAVLTDEVKRRGYHKALIVTDKTLVQCGVVASVTDKLDAAGLAWEMYSGVIPNPTIDVVKQGLIIFQQSGADYLIAIGGGSPQDTSKAIGIISNNPEFADVRSLEGLSPTRKPSVPVMAIPTTAGTAAEVTINYVITDEERRRKFVCIDPHDIPQVAFIDADMMDGMPPALKAATGVDALTHAIEGYITRGAWVLTDALHIKAIEIVGGALRGSVAGESDAGEAMALGQYIAGMGFSNVGLGLVHGMAHPLGAFYNMPHGVANAILLPHIMCFNAEYTGEKFRDIARALGEKVEGLSLAEARKAAVEAVFSLNRDVGIPLHLRDFGVLLDDIPALAQAAFDDVCTGGNPREASIVDIVELYHTAW, encoded by the coding sequence ATGGCGAATAGAATGATTCTGAACGAAACGGCGTGGTTTGGTCGTGGAGCGGTGGCGGTGTTAACCGATGAGGTTAAGCGTCGCGGCTATCACAAAGCGCTGATTGTGACCGATAAAACGCTGGTTCAGTGCGGTGTGGTGGCGAGCGTAACCGATAAATTGGATGCGGCAGGTCTGGCATGGGAGATGTACTCTGGCGTGATCCCTAACCCGACGATTGATGTCGTGAAACAGGGACTGATCATATTTCAGCAAAGCGGCGCGGATTATCTTATCGCGATTGGCGGAGGATCGCCGCAGGATACCAGCAAGGCGATTGGCATCATCAGTAATAATCCTGAGTTTGCGGACGTGCGTAGTCTGGAAGGTCTGTCACCAACCCGTAAACCCAGCGTCCCGGTAATGGCTATTCCAACCACCGCAGGGACGGCAGCAGAAGTCACCATTAACTATGTGATCACCGATGAAGAGAGACGACGCAAGTTTGTCTGCATTGACCCGCATGACATCCCGCAGGTGGCTTTTATTGATGCCGACATGATGGACGGCATGCCGCCCGCGCTGAAGGCGGCGACCGGCGTTGATGCGCTGACCCATGCTATTGAAGGCTATATCACGCGCGGTGCGTGGGTGTTGACGGATGCGCTGCATATTAAGGCGATAGAAATTGTGGGTGGGGCGTTACGTGGCTCGGTGGCGGGAGAGAGTGATGCCGGTGAAGCCATGGCGCTGGGACAGTACATCGCCGGAATGGGGTTTTCCAACGTAGGGCTGGGGTTGGTGCATGGGATGGCTCACCCGTTGGGAGCGTTTTATAACATGCCTCACGGCGTGGCAAATGCCATTTTACTTCCCCATATCATGTGCTTCAATGCGGAGTATACCGGCGAGAAGTTTCGCGATATTGCCCGTGCATTGGGGGAGAAAGTTGAAGGATTGAGTCTGGCAGAAGCGCGAAAGGCCGCGGTGGAGGCGGTATTTTCGCTCAATCGCGATGTCGGGATCCCCCTGCATTTACGTGATTTTGGCGTTTTGCTGGACGATATTCCGGCGCTGGCGCAGGCGGCATTTGACGACGTATGTACGGGCGGGAATCCGCGTGAGGCGAGTATTGTGGATATCGTCGAGCTCTATCATACCGCGTGGTAA
- the xni gene encoding flap endonuclease Xni, which yields MAVHLLIVDALNLIRRIHAVQGSPCVETCQHALDLLIVHSQPTHAVAVFDDEARNSGWRHQRLPDYKAGRAPMPDELHAEMPALRAAFEQRGVCCWVSAGNEADDLAATLAVKVAQAGHQATIVSTDKGYCQLLSPTLQIRDYFQKRWLDAPFIDKEFGVLPQQLPDYWGLAGISSSKVPGVAGIGAKSATQLLGQFGTLEELYARLDEVPDKWRKKLEAHRDMAFLCRDIARLQTDLQIEGNLQQLRLNK from the coding sequence GTGGCCGTTCATTTGCTCATCGTTGACGCACTCAACTTAATCCGCCGCATTCATGCCGTACAGGGATCGCCCTGTGTAGAAACCTGCCAACACGCGCTGGATCTGCTGATTGTTCACAGCCAACCGACACACGCGGTGGCGGTATTCGATGACGAGGCACGCAACAGCGGCTGGCGACACCAGCGGCTCCCGGACTATAAAGCGGGACGCGCCCCGATGCCCGACGAACTACATGCAGAAATGCCCGCCCTTCGCGCTGCATTTGAACAACGCGGCGTATGCTGCTGGGTTTCTGCCGGTAATGAAGCCGATGATTTAGCCGCTACGCTTGCCGTCAAGGTCGCCCAGGCGGGGCATCAGGCAACCATTGTGTCTACGGATAAAGGCTACTGCCAATTGCTCTCACCGACGTTGCAGATTCGCGACTATTTCCAGAAACGCTGGCTGGATGCACCTTTTATCGACAAAGAGTTTGGTGTACTGCCACAGCAACTTCCCGATTACTGGGGGCTGGCGGGAATCAGCAGTTCAAAGGTGCCGGGTGTGGCGGGCATTGGCGCGAAGAGTGCAACTCAGTTGCTGGGGCAATTTGGCACGCTGGAAGAACTGTATGCGCGTTTAGACGAAGTACCAGATAAGTGGCGCAAGAAGCTGGAAGCGCATCGGGATATGGCATTTTTATGCCGGGATATCGCGCGGTTACAAACGGATTTGCAAATTGAAGGGAATTTGCAGCAGCTACGGCTGAACAAATAA
- a CDS encoding L-serine ammonia-lyase: protein MISVFDIFKIGIGPSSSHTVGPMKAGKQFTDDLIARGILTDITRVVVDVYGSLSLTGKGHHTDIAIIMGLAGNLPDTVDIDTIPSFIQDVNTHGRLLLADGQHEVEFPVDQCMNFHTDNLSLHENGMRITALAGDKAVYSKTYYSIGGGFIVDEEHFGQQDEASVAVPYPYKNAADLQRQCNETGLSLSGLMMQNELALHSKEELEKHFADVWAVMKGGIEHGTTTEGVLPGKLRVPRRAAALRRMLVSQDKVNSDPMAVVDWINMFALAVNEENAAGGRVVTAPTNGACGIVPAVLAYYDKFIREVNANSLARYMLVTSAIGSLYKMNASISGAEVGCQGEVGVACSMAAAGLAELLGGSPAQVCIAAEIGMEHNLGLTCDPVAGQVQVPCIERNAIASVKAVNAARMALRRTSEPRVCLDKVIETMYETGKDMNAKYRETSRGGLAMKVSCD, encoded by the coding sequence ATGATTAGCGTATTCGATATTTTCAAAATCGGCATTGGTCCTTCCAGCTCGCACACCGTCGGGCCAATGAAAGCAGGCAAACAATTCACGGACGACTTGATTGCGCGTGGGATCCTCACTGATATCACTCGCGTAGTCGTCGATGTATACGGCTCGCTCTCTTTGACCGGTAAAGGTCACCATACGGATATCGCCATTATTATGGGTCTGGCAGGAAACCTGCCGGATACGGTCGATATCGATACTATCCCGTCGTTTATCCAGGACGTGAACACTCACGGTCGCCTGCTGCTGGCAGATGGGCAACACGAAGTTGAGTTCCCGGTCGATCAGTGTATGAACTTCCACACTGACAACCTCTCCTTGCACGAAAACGGCATGCGTATCACCGCACTGGCGGGCGATAAAGCGGTTTACAGCAAAACGTATTATTCCATCGGCGGCGGCTTTATCGTCGATGAAGAGCACTTTGGCCAGCAGGATGAAGCGTCAGTCGCGGTACCTTACCCGTACAAAAACGCAGCAGACCTGCAGCGACAGTGCAACGAAACAGGCCTGTCATTGTCCGGCCTGATGATGCAAAACGAACTGGCACTGCACAGCAAAGAAGAGCTGGAAAAGCACTTTGCCGACGTCTGGGCAGTGATGAAAGGCGGTATCGAGCACGGCACCACCACCGAAGGTGTTCTGCCGGGTAAGCTGCGCGTTCCGCGCCGTGCTGCCGCGCTGCGCCGTATGTTGGTCAGCCAGGACAAGGTAAACAGCGACCCCATGGCGGTTGTTGACTGGATCAACATGTTCGCGCTGGCGGTAAACGAAGAAAATGCTGCCGGTGGCCGCGTCGTCACGGCTCCTACCAATGGTGCCTGCGGTATCGTTCCGGCTGTACTGGCCTACTACGACAAGTTTATCCGTGAAGTGAACGCCAACTCACTGGCACGTTATATGCTGGTAACCAGCGCCATTGGTTCACTGTACAAGATGAATGCGTCAATCTCTGGCGCAGAAGTCGGCTGTCAGGGCGAAGTCGGCGTAGCCTGCTCCATGGCGGCAGCCGGTCTGGCTGAACTTCTGGGCGGTAGCCCGGCGCAAGTTTGTATCGCCGCGGAAATCGGCATGGAACACAACCTCGGTTTGACCTGCGATCCGGTCGCCGGTCAGGTTCAGGTTCCGTGCATCGAGCGTAATGCCATTGCCTCCGTGAAGGCGGTAAACGCCGCACGTATGGCGCTGCGCCGTACCAGCGAACCGCGAGTGTGCCTCGATAAAGTTATCGAAACCATGTACGAAACCGGTAAAGATATGAACGCTAAATACCGCGAAACTTCTCGCGGTGGCCTGGCGATGAAAGTCTCCTGCGATTAA